Proteins encoded in a region of the Bactrocera tryoni isolate S06 chromosome 4, CSIRO_BtryS06_freeze2, whole genome shotgun sequence genome:
- the LOC120773493 gene encoding odorant receptor 7a-like: MKKVRNPQIKTNDSFTWLIRSWELTGMKLLYPYKFLNLLHMVFSWIVISLSPISIGIGVIKAMDDTSMTATLTNFQASLNVLLLPFKALVIAINFKRLRSVEEIFENLDKFYVREEERLEIKDCEKACRSLFFTFSIFYAMYGAISWLVSFFALNQETFWFPFIDWIPYQPLRHCLQFFFDVVIIHFLLQTNVTSDTFPATYIRALRTHIKLLTGRVSRLGTNSDFNDEQNFRELVACIASHQQILQVADIVGSILSLTIFLQLTFAAAILCVCMLNIFIFADPIHKVITIVYYLVVLMQTVPSCYQASMLEADCAKLPDAIFHCNWLDRDKRFRKLIIYFLHRAQREITFTGIKLFRINLSTNLSIAKFSFTLYTFINEMGFGKDLKERFE, encoded by the exons atgaagaagGTCCGCAACCCACAAATCAAAACGAACGATTCTTTTACGTGGTTAATTCGAAGTTGGGAGCTAACTGGCATGAAGCTGTTGTATCCGTATAAATTCTTAAATCTGTTACACATGGTTTTCAGCTGGATTGTGATCTCACTAAGTCCGATATCGATTGGTATTGGTGTAATAAAAGCCATGGACGATACATCGATGACTGCAACATTGACCAATTTCCAAGCATCGCTTAATGTTCTATTATTACCATTCAAGGCGCTAGTAATTGCCATAAACTTTAAGCGTTTGCGTAGTGTCGAAGAGATTTTCGAGAATTTGGATAAATTCTATGTAAGAGAAGAGGAACGCTTGGAAATCAAAGATTGCGAAAAGGCTTGCAGAAGtctattttttacattctctaTTTTCTATGCCATGTACGGCGCAATCAGTTGGTTAGTTTCGTTCTTTGCGCTCAACCAAGAAACATTTTGGTTTCCTTTTATCGATTGGATACCGTATCAGCCCCTACGACACTGTTTGCAGTTTTTTTTCGATGTggttattatacatttcttaCTGCAAACCAATGTGACGAGTGATACCTTTCCGGCGACTTATATACGTGCCTTACGCACCCACATTAAGCTGTTGACGGGCCGCGTCAGTCGTTTAGGCACAAACTCCGACTTTAATGACGAGCAGAATTTTCGGGAATTAGTCGCTTGTATAGCATCACATCAGCAGATATTGCA GGTGGCGGATATCGTTGGTTCGATTCTCTCGCTGACCATTTTTCTGCAACTCACATTCGCCGCGGCCATTTTATGCGTTTGCATGCTTAACATATTCATATTCGCCGATCCGATTCATAAGGTTATCACGATTGTATACTATCTGGTTGTTTTGATGCAAACTGTACCCAGCTGCTATCAGGCATCAATGCTCGAGGCGGACTGCGCTAAGTTGCCGGACGCGATCTTTCATTGCAATTGGCTGGATAGGGATAAACGCTTTCGCAAGCTCATCATCTATTTCCTGCATCGCGCACAGAGGGAAATAACATTCACTGGAATTAAACTATTTAGAATCAATTTGAGCACCAATTTATCG ATTGCCAAATTCTCGTTTACACTGTACACATTCATAAATGAAATGGGATTTGGGAAAGACTTGAAGGAACGCTTCGAATAG